Proteins from a single region of Deinococcus radiotolerans:
- a CDS encoding response regulator transcription factor, which produces MKSILIVEDNAGVRDLVREYLTEHGYHVRVASDGHEGLLDARHHRPDLVLLDVMMPGMDGLEFLRRFRAAEQVPVIFLTARDAELDKVLGLELGADDYVTKPFSMAELLARVRAHLRRGTEKPQGGVIRAGALTVDVAARTFHVGEQRVDLTRSEFELMTALVRAPGRVFTRSELLEQLQEDHLGSERTIDVHVRNLRAKVEQEPGKPRLIETVFGVGYRLNAAAP; this is translated from the coding sequence GTGAAATCAATCCTGATCGTCGAAGACAATGCCGGGGTGCGTGATCTGGTGCGTGAGTACCTGACGGAGCACGGCTACCACGTGAGGGTCGCCTCGGACGGCCATGAGGGCCTGCTCGACGCGCGCCACCACCGGCCGGATCTGGTCCTGCTGGACGTGATGATGCCCGGCATGGACGGCCTGGAATTCCTGCGCCGCTTCCGCGCGGCCGAGCAGGTGCCGGTGATTTTCCTCACCGCCCGCGACGCGGAGCTCGACAAGGTGCTGGGCCTGGAACTCGGGGCGGACGACTACGTGACCAAACCCTTCTCCATGGCGGAACTCCTCGCCCGGGTGCGCGCCCACCTGCGCCGGGGCACCGAGAAGCCGCAGGGTGGGGTGATCCGGGCGGGGGCCCTCACGGTGGACGTGGCGGCACGGACCTTCCACGTGGGTGAGCAGCGCGTCGACCTGACCCGCTCGGAATTCGAGTTGATGACGGCCCTGGTGCGCGCTCCGGGCCGGGTGTTCACCCGGTCGGAACTGCTTGAGCAGTTGCAGGAGGACCACCTCGGTTCGGAGCGCACCATTGACGTGCACGTGCGGAACCTGCGGGCCAAGGTGGAGCAGGAGCCCGGCAAGCCCCGCCTGATCGAGACGGTCTTCGGGGTGGGCTACCGCCTGAACGCCGCGGCGCCGTGA